One genomic region from Curtobacterium sp. 9128 encodes:
- a CDS encoding alpha/beta hydrolase, which yields MAAEQLTVTTADGTAIAVSRRIGGDESVVFLHAGVADRRSWSTVFDALADTDLDLVAYDRRGFGHTPAAADPTGFSHLDDLVTVLDAFELEQVFLVGNSMGGALALDAALTVPSRIAGVLLIGAGVSEMTDEDTPFDWVLDPASAPLLEVAESSDASVDDRIAALAHLWLDGPAAPAGRVGGAARTLFEDMNRRILEIAAPDSAGSTGVEAWTRLGEIRLPVLSTWGDLDIPADLPFYEETARRIGQEPGRVLPGVAHLPGLERPALVADLVREVVAA from the coding sequence ATGGCAGCAGAGCAGCTCACCGTCACGACCGCAGACGGCACTGCGATCGCGGTGTCGCGCCGCATCGGGGGCGACGAGTCGGTCGTGTTCCTCCACGCCGGTGTCGCCGACCGCCGGTCCTGGTCAACCGTGTTCGATGCGCTCGCGGACACCGACCTCGACCTCGTCGCGTACGACCGTCGCGGGTTCGGGCACACGCCGGCCGCCGCGGATCCGACCGGGTTCTCGCACCTCGACGACCTCGTGACGGTCCTCGACGCGTTCGAGCTCGAGCAGGTGTTCCTCGTCGGGAACTCGATGGGCGGAGCGCTCGCGCTCGACGCCGCGCTGACGGTTCCGTCCCGGATCGCCGGGGTCCTGCTCATCGGTGCCGGCGTCTCCGAGATGACCGACGAGGACACCCCGTTCGACTGGGTGCTCGATCCCGCGTCCGCACCGCTGCTCGAGGTCGCGGAGTCGTCGGACGCCTCGGTCGACGACCGCATCGCCGCGCTCGCGCACCTGTGGCTCGACGGGCCGGCGGCGCCTGCCGGACGCGTCGGTGGTGCTGCTCGGACGCTGTTCGAGGACATGAACCGGCGGATCCTCGAGATCGCCGCACCGGACTCGGCGGGGTCGACCGGGGTGGAGGCGTGGACGCGGCTCGGCGAGATCCGGCTGCCGGTGCTGTCGACGTGGGGCGACCTCGACATCCCCGCCGACCTGCCGTTCTACGAGGAGACCGCGCGGCGCATCGGGCAGGAGCCGGGCCGGGTGCTGCCGGGGGTGGCGCACCTGCCGGGACTCGAGCGGCCCGCGCTCGTCGCCGACCTGGTGCGCGAGGTGGTCGCGGCGTGA
- a CDS encoding GntR family transcriptional regulator: MTTADVLRGPLPAHAGVPLRVAAYMRISDAIRGGAIQPGILLPSEAELVELLGVSRTVVREALIFLEEDGFIRSRRGIGRFVAERLPVAGLERVEAPERLLVPEGGDVERTEMVVQDRTGLFAAESLGIAESSPSWFVESVVRRGDTVVGLVQEHLPPDDALVGEFAPVRELIRMSRPDQTMLAAMFDAGIVPGPGTTEVSIGTPGETRGHRLGVPAEEPVLVLTRSLRFAGRPLYVSKTLVNPREARITVTHGAP; this comes from the coding sequence ATGACGACCGCCGACGTCCTCCGGGGCCCGCTCCCTGCGCACGCCGGAGTCCCGCTCCGCGTCGCTGCGTACATGCGCATCAGCGACGCGATCCGTGGCGGCGCCATCCAGCCCGGCATCCTGCTGCCGTCCGAGGCGGAGCTGGTCGAGTTGCTCGGGGTGTCCAGGACGGTCGTGCGCGAGGCGCTGATCTTCCTCGAGGAGGACGGGTTCATCCGCTCCCGACGGGGCATCGGCCGCTTCGTCGCGGAGCGCCTGCCGGTCGCCGGGCTCGAGCGCGTCGAGGCCCCTGAACGCCTGCTCGTGCCCGAGGGCGGCGACGTCGAGCGGACGGAGATGGTCGTACAGGACCGCACGGGGTTGTTCGCCGCGGAGTCGCTCGGCATCGCGGAGTCGTCGCCGTCCTGGTTCGTCGAGAGCGTCGTCCGCCGCGGGGACACCGTCGTCGGACTCGTGCAGGAGCACCTGCCGCCCGACGACGCCCTGGTCGGGGAGTTCGCCCCCGTCCGCGAGCTGATCCGGATGAGCCGACCCGACCAGACGATGCTCGCTGCGATGTTCGACGCCGGCATCGTCCCCGGGCCCGGTACCACCGAGGTGTCGATCGGTACCCCGGGTGAGACCCGTGGGCACCGTCTGGGTGTCCCGGCCGAGGAGCCCGTGCTCGTGCTGACACGGAGCCTGCGGTTCGCGGGGCGTCCGCTCTACGTCTCGAAGACCCTGGTGAACCCGCGCGAAGCCCGGATCACCGTCACGCACGGCGCGCCCTGA
- a CDS encoding glycosyltransferase family 2 protein yields the protein MRSVSVVVPVLDDADQLAHCLASLSAQTVLPTEVIVVDNGSSDRSVAVAAAAGATVLHEPVRGIGAAASHGYDAATSTLIARVDSDSVLPPDWVECAARRFDDPLVTAVTGPGRFRGLGPVAAVFWDVAYMRAYFLLMTGALARPPLFGSNMVMRRTAWLAVRHRVHRFDPQVHDDVDLSIQFDPAWRTVFDPSLVASVSGTPVRDAVGLVVRTRKAGRTMWTSGMRAFAPGRIMRRVLAGTRAVPVVRRP from the coding sequence ATGCGTTCCGTCTCCGTCGTCGTCCCGGTGCTCGACGACGCCGACCAGCTGGCGCACTGCCTGGCGTCGCTCTCGGCACAGACGGTCCTGCCGACCGAGGTGATCGTCGTCGACAACGGCAGCAGCGACCGCAGCGTGGCGGTGGCTGCAGCGGCGGGCGCGACCGTGCTGCACGAACCGGTCCGCGGCATCGGGGCGGCAGCGAGCCACGGGTACGACGCCGCTACCTCGACCCTGATCGCACGGGTCGACTCGGACTCGGTGCTCCCGCCGGACTGGGTCGAATGCGCCGCACGTCGGTTCGACGACCCGCTCGTCACCGCGGTCACCGGACCGGGGCGGTTCCGCGGGCTGGGGCCGGTCGCTGCGGTGTTCTGGGACGTCGCCTACATGCGCGCGTACTTCCTGCTCATGACCGGGGCGCTGGCGCGTCCGCCGCTGTTCGGCTCGAACATGGTGATGCGGCGGACCGCCTGGCTGGCGGTCCGTCACCGCGTCCACCGGTTCGACCCGCAGGTGCACGACGACGTGGACCTGTCGATCCAGTTCGACCCCGCCTGGCGCACGGTCTTCGACCCGTCGCTGGTCGCGTCGGTGTCGGGCACGCCGGTCCGTGACGCGGTGGGGCTGGTGGTCCGCACCCGGAAGGCGGGCAGGACGATGTGGACGTCGGGGATGCGCGCGTTCGCTCCCGGTCGGATCATGCGCCGCGTGCTCGCCGGGACGCGGGCCGTCCCCGTGGTGCGCCGACCGTGA
- a CDS encoding MarR family transcriptional regulator produces the protein MSQDRAGIDLETSLGYLLKEAASALRAAMESVLRPLGLTVTQYSCLELLAQRPGLSNSDLARGAFVTRQSMNVLLQAFERDGLVTRPAAPPVGKALPTQLTPSGRELLEHASAAVRSVEDRMLTGMSTDDRAVAFRSLRSMIRSLRVDEQPGG, from the coding sequence ATGAGTCAAGACCGGGCCGGCATCGACCTCGAGACCTCGCTCGGGTACCTGCTGAAGGAGGCCGCGAGTGCCCTGCGCGCCGCGATGGAGTCGGTGCTGCGCCCGCTCGGGCTGACGGTCACGCAGTACTCGTGCCTGGAACTGCTCGCGCAGCGACCCGGCCTGTCGAACTCCGACCTCGCACGGGGCGCGTTCGTCACCCGGCAGTCGATGAACGTGCTGCTGCAGGCGTTCGAGCGCGACGGCCTGGTGACCCGCCCAGCGGCACCCCCGGTGGGGAAGGCGCTCCCGACACAGCTCACCCCGTCCGGTCGGGAACTGCTCGAGCACGCGAGCGCCGCCGTGCGGTCGGTCGAGGACCGGATGCTCACCGGGATGTCGACGGACGACCGGGCGGTCGCGTTCCGGAGCCTGCGGAGCATGATCCGTTCACTGCGGGTCGACGAGCAGCCTGGCGGGTGA
- a CDS encoding glycoside hydrolase family 16 protein: MQQRTKRAALAATVLSAALISVPLGSGSVAVAGVTAPRGDIGDFKQSFVEDFSTDASANGGFAKTYDGSWQPYPDAGIYSSGSQISAHDGLMDVKLDGSNGAAGTFGTPDGAWSHVGGKFTVKAKASGGDGNGAAFMLWPTSNTWADGEIDYPEGNFDASPTGYHHSMTPGQEANRATIGTGVDWRKWHTYSVEWIPGKSVTYLLDGKVLQKITDDVPTKPHRYMFQVGNWGASGHLFVDWVSTYDYEG, encoded by the coding sequence ATGCAGCAACGCACGAAGAGAGCGGCACTCGCCGCAACGGTCCTCAGCGCAGCACTCATCTCGGTGCCGCTCGGATCAGGGTCGGTCGCCGTCGCCGGGGTCACCGCCCCCCGTGGTGACATCGGTGACTTCAAGCAGTCGTTCGTCGAGGACTTCAGCACCGACGCCTCCGCGAACGGGGGGTTCGCGAAGACGTACGACGGCTCGTGGCAGCCGTACCCGGACGCGGGGATCTACTCGTCCGGCTCGCAGATCAGCGCGCACGACGGGCTGATGGACGTGAAGCTCGACGGGTCGAACGGTGCCGCCGGCACGTTCGGCACCCCGGACGGGGCATGGTCGCACGTCGGTGGCAAGTTCACCGTGAAGGCGAAGGCCAGCGGTGGCGACGGGAACGGTGCGGCCTTCATGCTGTGGCCGACGTCGAACACCTGGGCGGACGGGGAAATCGACTACCCCGAGGGCAACTTCGACGCGTCGCCGACCGGGTACCACCACTCGATGACGCCCGGCCAGGAAGCGAACCGGGCCACCATCGGCACGGGCGTCGACTGGCGGAAATGGCACACGTACTCCGTGGAGTGGATCCCGGGCAAGTCGGTCACGTACCTGCTCGACGGCAAGGTGCTCCAGAAGATCACGGATGACGTGCCGACGAAGCCGCACCGCTACATGTTCCAGGTCGGCAACTGGGGTGCATCAGGGCACCTCTTCGTCGACTGGGTCAGCACGTACGACTACGAGGGCTGA
- a CDS encoding TetR/AcrR family transcriptional regulator, protein MARWEPGARERLVLAAVDLFSELGYDETTVTQIAERAGVTKSTFFRHFPDKRELLVAGQETLSRLLASGIAEAPVDATPLDAVAAGLQRASDEMGPMNRELGPRLKAAVAASAELQERDALKSVGMAAAMTEALVARGVGTAPARLASEMGVLAFKQGFDRWSGGDRSDDDRLDHHTLTALSELREAAATLG, encoded by the coding sequence ATGGCGCGATGGGAACCCGGTGCTCGGGAACGACTGGTCCTGGCCGCGGTCGACCTGTTCTCCGAGCTGGGCTACGACGAGACGACGGTCACGCAGATCGCCGAGCGCGCGGGTGTGACGAAGAGCACGTTCTTCCGGCACTTCCCCGACAAGCGCGAACTCCTGGTCGCCGGGCAGGAGACGCTGAGCCGGCTGCTCGCGTCGGGCATCGCCGAGGCCCCCGTCGACGCGACGCCGCTCGACGCCGTTGCCGCAGGGCTCCAGCGGGCATCGGACGAGATGGGCCCGATGAACCGCGAACTCGGACCACGGCTCAAGGCCGCCGTCGCCGCGAGCGCCGAACTCCAGGAACGCGATGCCCTGAAGAGCGTCGGGATGGCGGCCGCGATGACCGAGGCGCTCGTCGCGCGCGGCGTCGGCACAGCGCCCGCTCGCCTCGCCAGCGAGATGGGGGTGCTCGCGTTCAAGCAGGGGTTCGATCGCTGGTCGGGCGGGGACCGCTCCGACGACGACCGCCTCGACCACCACACCCTGACCGCCCTGTCGGAGCTCCGGGAGGCGGCCGCCACGCTCGGCTAG
- the arr gene encoding NAD(+)--rifampin ADP-ribosyltransferase encodes MTGALDDGPFFHGTKADLQVGDLLTAGFRSNYRPEIVMNHVYFTALPDGAGLAAELAAGDAAPRVYEVEPTGDYENDPNVTDKKFPGNPTRSYRSTSPVRIVREVHDWTRLTPEALRGWRERLAALRSEPRGEIIN; translated from the coding sequence GTGACCGGAGCGCTGGACGACGGGCCGTTCTTCCACGGGACGAAGGCCGACCTGCAGGTCGGGGACCTGCTGACGGCGGGGTTCCGCTCGAACTACCGTCCCGAGATCGTGATGAACCACGTCTACTTCACCGCGCTTCCCGACGGCGCCGGCCTGGCGGCCGAACTCGCCGCCGGTGATGCCGCGCCGCGTGTGTACGAGGTGGAGCCGACGGGCGACTACGAGAACGACCCCAACGTCACGGACAAGAAGTTCCCCGGCAACCCGACCCGGTCGTACCGGAGCACGTCGCCGGTCCGGATCGTGCGTGAGGTGCACGACTGGACCCGCCTGACGCCGGAGGCCCTCCGAGGGTGGCGCGAGCGGCTCGCCGCGCTCCGGTCGGAGCCCCGCGGCGAGATCATCAACTGA
- a CDS encoding VOC family protein, with product MPVTGPDFINLQATDLAASQAFYEQYLGLVRSQAGPPHAVVFETTPIAFALRDVIPGTDIAGTPQPGVGAAIWLHATGVQEIHAALVADGHTIVSAPIDGPFGRTFTFADPDGYQITLHDRA from the coding sequence ATGCCCGTCACCGGCCCCGACTTCATCAACCTCCAGGCGACCGACCTCGCCGCATCCCAGGCGTTCTACGAGCAGTACCTCGGCCTCGTCCGCTCGCAGGCCGGGCCGCCGCACGCCGTCGTCTTCGAGACGACCCCGATCGCGTTCGCGCTCCGCGACGTCATCCCGGGTACGGACATCGCCGGCACCCCGCAGCCCGGCGTCGGTGCAGCGATCTGGCTGCACGCCACCGGTGTCCAGGAGATCCACGCCGCTCTCGTCGCTGACGGGCACACCATCGTCTCGGCACCGATCGACGGCCCCTTCGGCCGCACGTTCACGTTCGCCGACCCCGACGGCTACCAGATCACGCTGCACGACAGGGCCTGA
- a CDS encoding endonuclease/exonuclease/phosphatase family protein, with protein sequence MTADVPVVGHVAPPGLHCMTFNVRRPVPHLRSGHPDSWVRRAPAAATLVRSETPHLLAVQEAVPTQVQHLGAALGSRWHPVVTGRGPGGGGEGVGFFVDTERLRVVSERTIALGPDPSRVGARAWGAPFPRIAVVCEFDDLATGVRFAGVATHVDPFSRPAQTRSAELIGRVVRETGLPAVVLADWNAGERSASAGVLAAAGFDDTWVLADPAGRQVSVGTYARYRAPCAGRPRIDRVLVRATPSVGVAVDRVAISARRPAGIWPSDHLPVHAVLRWEPR encoded by the coding sequence GTGACCGCGGACGTTCCGGTGGTCGGGCACGTCGCGCCGCCCGGTCTGCACTGCATGACGTTCAACGTGCGCCGTCCGGTCCCGCATCTGCGGTCCGGGCATCCGGACTCGTGGGTCCGGCGGGCGCCGGCCGCCGCCACGCTGGTCCGTTCCGAGACGCCGCACCTCCTGGCCGTCCAGGAGGCAGTGCCCACCCAGGTGCAGCACCTCGGCGCCGCCCTCGGGTCGCGCTGGCACCCCGTGGTCACCGGGCGCGGACCGGGCGGTGGTGGCGAGGGCGTCGGCTTCTTCGTGGACACCGAGCGGTTGCGGGTGGTGTCGGAGCGGACGATCGCACTCGGACCGGACCCGTCGCGGGTCGGGGCCAGGGCGTGGGGTGCCCCGTTCCCGCGGATCGCGGTCGTCTGCGAGTTCGACGACCTGGCCACGGGTGTGCGCTTCGCCGGTGTCGCGACACACGTCGACCCGTTCTCCCGGCCGGCGCAGACCCGGTCCGCGGAGCTGATCGGGCGGGTCGTCCGCGAGACGGGGCTGCCGGCCGTGGTGCTGGCGGACTGGAACGCCGGCGAGCGTTCGGCGTCGGCCGGGGTGCTCGCGGCGGCCGGGTTCGACGACACGTGGGTGCTGGCGGACCCCGCCGGACGGCAGGTGTCCGTCGGCACGTACGCCCGGTACCGCGCGCCCTGTGCTGGTCGTCCCCGGATCGACCGGGTCCTGGTCCGGGCGACCCCGTCGGTCGGTGTCGCCGTGGATCGTGTGGCGATCTCCGCTCGGCGTCCGGCCGGGATCTGGCCGTCCGACCACCTGCCCGTGCACGCCGTCCTGCGATGGGAGCCCCGATGA
- a CDS encoding MerR family transcriptional regulator, whose protein sequence is MRIGDLAAKAGVSVRSLRYYEEQGLLAATRTASGQRTYDAEAVDRVRLVQQLYAAGLASRTIAQLMPCVDAGVATAESAALLVHERDRITAQIAELEAARDRLDEVIHISEHPTPEHCPALRTDIARQHDTERRHDTARHDDIARSAA, encoded by the coding sequence ATGCGCATCGGGGACCTCGCAGCGAAGGCCGGCGTCAGCGTCCGGTCGCTCCGGTACTACGAGGAGCAGGGGCTGCTGGCGGCGACCCGGACGGCGTCCGGCCAGCGGACGTACGACGCCGAGGCGGTCGACCGTGTCCGGCTCGTCCAGCAGCTCTACGCCGCGGGGCTCGCCAGCCGGACCATCGCGCAGCTCATGCCGTGCGTCGACGCCGGGGTCGCCACCGCCGAGAGCGCGGCGCTGCTCGTCCACGAGCGGGACCGGATCACGGCGCAGATCGCGGAGCTCGAGGCCGCACGCGACCGCCTCGACGAGGTCATCCACATCAGCGAGCACCCGACCCCGGAGCACTGCCCGGCGCTCCGCACCGACATCGCGCGGCAGCACGACACCGAGCGACGGCACGACACCGCACGCCACGACGACATCGCACGGAGCGCCGCCTGA
- a CDS encoding nucleoside hydrolase, with protein MTTPTIPLFLDCDTGVDDALALAYLLDVPHVDLVGIGTVSGNIDSATAAVNTSALLGMVGRSVPVAVGAHDPLGGVYGGGAPHVHGVNGVGGVDLPAGVATAADPAAELLVRLARSHALGDRKLDVLAIGPLTNLAVALELEPRLPELVGTLTIMGGAVWEPGNVSPTAEANIHNDAEAARRVLTAGFDLVLVPLDVTRQHRFDDSDGDRFIAAGDPLRVALGTMLHRYIDFYETVDHVRRAPLHDPLAAAIAAGEVAPTVRETPLDVVTDGDERGRTVPVADGPVVRVVVTAEASAADVIRTRILELDTVPA; from the coding sequence ATGACCACCCCCACGATCCCGCTCTTCCTCGACTGCGACACCGGCGTCGACGACGCCCTCGCCCTCGCGTACCTGCTCGACGTCCCGCACGTGGACCTGGTCGGCATCGGGACGGTCTCCGGGAACATCGACTCCGCGACCGCGGCGGTGAACACCTCGGCGCTGCTCGGCATGGTCGGGCGATCGGTGCCGGTCGCCGTCGGCGCGCACGACCCGCTCGGCGGCGTCTACGGCGGGGGCGCCCCGCACGTGCACGGCGTGAACGGTGTCGGCGGTGTCGACCTGCCCGCCGGGGTGGCCACCGCCGCCGATCCGGCCGCCGAGCTGCTGGTGCGCCTGGCACGGTCCCATGCGCTCGGCGACCGCAAGCTCGACGTGCTGGCGATCGGCCCGCTCACGAACCTCGCCGTCGCGCTCGAGCTGGAGCCGCGCCTGCCGGAGCTGGTCGGCACGCTGACGATCATGGGCGGGGCGGTGTGGGAGCCCGGCAACGTGTCGCCCACCGCAGAGGCGAACATCCACAACGACGCCGAAGCCGCGCGCCGGGTCCTGACCGCCGGGTTCGACCTGGTGCTCGTGCCGCTCGACGTCACCCGCCAGCACCGGTTCGACGACAGCGACGGTGACCGGTTCATCGCCGCGGGCGACCCGCTCCGGGTGGCGCTCGGGACGATGCTCCACCGCTACATCGACTTCTACGAGACCGTCGACCACGTCCGCCGAGCACCGCTGCACGACCCGCTCGCTGCGGCGATCGCCGCGGGTGAGGTCGCACCGACCGTCCGCGAGACCCCGCTCGACGTGGTGACGGACGGCGACGAGCGCGGCCGCACCGTGCCGGTTGCGGACGGTCCGGTGGTGCGGGTCGTGGTGACGGCGGAAGCGTCTGCCGCCGACGTGATCCGGACCCGGATCCTCGAGCTCGACACGGTGCCCGCGTGA
- a CDS encoding PfkB family carbohydrate kinase, producing MTAVPALPSSPALPSLAVVGSINVDSVLRVPELPAPGETVLATQRRTFLGGKGANQAVAAARLGAAVTMIGAVGADPDGAFAVEQLRLVGVRTELVTRTSAAPTGAAAITVDAAGENAIAVFPGANDLVGVPGALPESDVLLSQLEVDPAVVDEVVVRSRAFVAINAAPARRLAQATLDRADLLVVNELEWAALPELARCRRVVVTAGSSGASVFEHGRLVVHVPSVRAEVRNTVGAGDAFTAAVTIGFAAGLSAEDALATAAHVGAAAVAHEASQPDLEPFASYRSRAATAARTAV from the coding sequence GTGACGGCCGTGCCCGCTCTGCCGTCCTCGCCCGCTTTGCCGTCGCTGGCCGTCGTCGGCAGCATCAACGTCGACTCGGTGCTGCGGGTTCCTGAACTCCCCGCCCCGGGTGAGACCGTCCTCGCGACCCAGCGGCGGACGTTCCTCGGCGGCAAAGGCGCGAACCAGGCCGTCGCCGCCGCACGGCTCGGCGCTGCGGTCACGATGATCGGCGCCGTCGGGGCTGACCCGGACGGGGCGTTCGCGGTCGAGCAGCTCCGGCTCGTCGGCGTCCGGACGGAGCTGGTCACCAGGACCTCGGCCGCGCCGACGGGTGCAGCGGCGATCACGGTCGACGCCGCCGGTGAGAACGCGATCGCCGTGTTCCCGGGGGCGAACGACCTGGTCGGGGTGCCCGGTGCGCTCCCCGAATCCGACGTGCTCCTCTCCCAGCTCGAGGTCGACCCGGCCGTGGTGGACGAGGTCGTCGTCCGGTCCCGGGCCTTCGTCGCGATCAACGCCGCTCCCGCTCGACGTCTGGCGCAGGCCACGCTGGACCGCGCCGACCTGCTCGTCGTCAACGAGCTCGAGTGGGCCGCACTCCCCGAGCTCGCTCGGTGTCGCCGCGTGGTGGTCACGGCGGGGTCGTCGGGTGCCTCGGTGTTCGAGCACGGACGTCTCGTCGTGCACGTGCCGTCGGTCCGCGCCGAGGTCCGGAACACGGTCGGTGCCGGTGACGCCTTCACCGCGGCCGTGACCATCGGGTTCGCAGCCGGGCTCTCCGCCGAGGACGCGCTCGCGACCGCAGCGCACGTCGGCGCCGCGGCCGTGGCGCACGAGGCATCGCAGCCAGACCTCGAGCCGTTCGCGTCGTACCGGTCCCGGGCTGCGACCGCCGCACGGACCGCGGTCTGA
- a CDS encoding NAD-dependent epimerase/dehydratase family protein — translation MHVFITGGTGTIGTAVVAELIAAGHTVAALARSDRSAAALTAAGAEPVRGGLSDLDVLRAGARDADGVVSLAFSNDFSSPEALAAGIAEESAAMSALGEELVGSDRPFVVVSGTPWVPGRASVESDPLPLEGPVAGRARSVLAALDLASRGVRVSAIRLPRTVHADGTGGFAGILTEIARQSGVAGYPGDGEQRWPAVHARDAAVLFRIALERAPAGTAWHAVADEADRVRDIAEVIGRRLGLPVERVADDAFGSFAPIFAMDQPSSSEYTRRTLGWEPTHESLLEDLENVER, via the coding sequence ATGCACGTCTTCATCACCGGCGGAACCGGCACGATCGGCACGGCCGTCGTCGCCGAACTCATCGCGGCAGGGCACACGGTCGCCGCGCTCGCCCGTTCCGATCGCTCTGCTGCAGCGCTCACCGCTGCCGGCGCCGAGCCCGTCCGCGGCGGGCTGTCCGACCTCGACGTCCTCCGAGCCGGTGCCCGTGACGCGGACGGTGTCGTGAGCCTGGCGTTCTCGAACGACTTCAGCTCTCCCGAGGCGCTCGCCGCGGGCATCGCCGAGGAGTCCGCAGCGATGTCCGCCCTCGGCGAGGAGCTCGTCGGCTCCGACCGGCCGTTCGTCGTCGTGTCTGGCACGCCCTGGGTTCCCGGTCGTGCCTCCGTCGAGTCGGATCCGCTCCCCCTCGAGGGTCCGGTCGCCGGCCGTGCCCGATCGGTGCTCGCCGCGCTCGACCTGGCCTCGCGCGGCGTGCGGGTCTCCGCGATCCGTCTCCCCAGGACCGTGCACGCGGACGGCACGGGTGGGTTTGCCGGCATCCTCACCGAGATCGCACGCCAGAGCGGGGTCGCCGGGTACCCGGGCGACGGCGAGCAGCGGTGGCCGGCTGTGCATGCGCGTGACGCAGCGGTGCTGTTCCGGATCGCGCTGGAGCGGGCCCCGGCTGGCACCGCGTGGCACGCCGTCGCGGACGAGGCCGATCGGGTCCGCGACATCGCCGAGGTCATCGGGCGACGGCTCGGGCTGCCGGTGGAGCGGGTCGCGGACGATGCGTTCGGGTCGTTCGCGCCGATCTTCGCGATGGACCAGCCGTCCTCGAGCGAGTACACCCGGCGGACGCTCGGATGGGAGCCGACGCACGAGAGCCTGCTCGAGGACCTGGAGAACGTCGAGCGCTGA
- a CDS encoding DUF6611 family protein: MSAITRDRTTAGIHLWGRYSVHPVSRSMWSSRTLVVFPPGTSTRERALLRAWHGWTILGALLAVGIMAATNPTPAVGMVAALATYACGFLVLGRATRTLRPRVRSITVTTFYGNGRPEVHGDARLLDGSLDALAVLERALRAQQVRPVDFEMVWADVWNTLPPRTHRP, from the coding sequence ATGAGTGCGATCACCCGGGACCGCACGACGGCGGGGATCCACCTCTGGGGTCGGTACTCCGTCCACCCGGTCAGCCGGTCCATGTGGAGCTCGCGGACGCTCGTCGTGTTCCCGCCGGGGACGAGCACGCGCGAGCGGGCACTCCTCCGCGCCTGGCACGGCTGGACGATCCTCGGCGCGCTCCTCGCGGTCGGCATCATGGCCGCGACGAACCCGACCCCGGCTGTCGGGATGGTCGCCGCGCTCGCCACCTACGCGTGCGGGTTCCTCGTCCTCGGCCGGGCCACGCGCACGCTCCGGCCCCGCGTCCGGTCGATCACGGTGACCACCTTCTACGGCAACGGCCGCCCCGAGGTGCACGGTGACGCCCGGCTGCTCGACGGCTCACTCGATGCCCTGGCCGTGCTGGAACGCGCGCTCCGCGCACAGCAGGTCCGGCCGGTCGACTTCGAGATGGTCTGGGCCGACGTCTGGAACACCCTCCCGCCGAGGACGCACCGACCGTGA